One Streptomyces sp. SAI-135 DNA segment encodes these proteins:
- a CDS encoding DPP IV N-terminal domain-containing protein: MNPTALDEHAYRTAEQLLRHNRPKLVSGGRIRPRWIEGGARFWYRIDTSDGLRFLLVDPGLGSRKPAFDHVQLAKALSAATGEEVDAAALPFAAFELVDGDVEFDAFGQRWRWVAGDHACVGVERSQHRQLLDVAAPDGRHAVFRKDYNLWVRSLSDGRNRALTDNGSVDRDYGANPDYFMYTTMLGKLGIPHLPPAVLWSPDSKHVLTHRTDMRGVRETHLIEALPADGGAPRLRTQRFAFAGDERVPSAEFVVLDVESGKVVPARAEPVGMSLMSPISRQWAWWAEDSSAAYYLSSTRDGRELSLHRLDPASGEVRTILTESGPTRVEPGQLLQQAPIVRVLSDGAEVLWYSQRDNWGHLYLYGTRDGELRAQVTSGPWAVQEILRVDEDRRVVYFVVAGLVEEDPYRRSVCRVGLDGSGFAKIIDDDVDHAVTVPPGAGYFIDSASTNALAPVISVRDWDGKVLVELSRADTSRLLETGWSPPERFRVTAADGQTEIHGMLYLPHGFDPAKRYPVVDHPYGFPSASRVVPCFDPGYYGFDAEALAALGFVVVAIDGRGSPGRDKAFHDASYGRVGDGAGLADHVAALRELARDRPWMDLDRVGVFGMSSGGFATVRAMLEFPEVFKVGVAECGMHDLRFAEQGIAEMYNGPFDPETYAATSNIDLADRLVGKLLLVHGGLDDSFSPHLSMRLAERLIAADKDFDMLIVPSSDHAFVGYDHHLNRRRWDFFVRHLMGVEPPSGYRLTPVPLDQEALADLFG, encoded by the coding sequence ATGAACCCGACCGCATTGGACGAGCACGCGTACCGGACGGCGGAGCAGCTGTTGCGGCACAACCGGCCGAAGCTCGTGTCGGGCGGCAGGATCCGCCCGCGGTGGATCGAGGGCGGTGCCCGCTTCTGGTACCGGATTGACACCTCGGACGGCCTGCGGTTCCTTCTCGTCGATCCCGGGCTGGGCAGCCGAAAGCCCGCGTTCGATCACGTCCAGCTCGCCAAGGCGCTCTCGGCCGCAACCGGCGAGGAAGTCGATGCGGCCGCCCTGCCGTTCGCGGCGTTCGAACTGGTCGACGGTGACGTCGAGTTTGACGCCTTCGGCCAGCGCTGGAGGTGGGTGGCGGGTGACCACGCCTGTGTGGGGGTGGAGCGGTCGCAACACCGGCAGCTCCTCGATGTCGCTGCCCCGGACGGCCGGCATGCGGTGTTCCGCAAGGACTACAACCTCTGGGTTCGTTCTCTGTCCGACGGACGCAATCGGGCATTGACCGACAACGGTTCGGTGGACCGCGACTACGGCGCCAATCCGGACTACTTCATGTACACCACGATGCTGGGGAAGCTCGGCATCCCGCATCTGCCGCCGGCGGTGTTGTGGTCGCCGGACTCCAAGCACGTACTCACGCACAGGACCGACATGCGTGGTGTCCGTGAGACGCACCTCATAGAAGCGCTGCCCGCGGACGGGGGCGCACCGCGGCTGCGGACCCAGCGGTTCGCTTTCGCGGGAGACGAGCGGGTGCCGTCGGCCGAGTTCGTGGTGCTGGATGTCGAATCCGGAAAGGTGGTTCCGGCGCGGGCCGAGCCTGTTGGCATGTCATTGATGTCCCCCATATCCCGTCAATGGGCGTGGTGGGCCGAGGACAGTTCGGCGGCGTACTACCTGAGTTCGACGCGAGACGGCAGGGAACTGAGCCTGCACCGGCTCGACCCGGCCTCCGGCGAAGTGCGCACGATTCTGACGGAATCCGGGCCGACGCGTGTGGAGCCGGGGCAGCTGCTCCAGCAGGCTCCGATCGTCAGGGTCCTGTCGGACGGGGCGGAGGTGCTCTGGTACTCCCAGCGTGACAACTGGGGGCACCTCTACCTCTACGGAACGCGGGACGGTGAGCTGCGCGCGCAGGTGACGTCCGGGCCGTGGGCAGTGCAGGAGATCCTGCGCGTCGACGAGGACCGGCGCGTGGTGTATTTCGTGGTCGCGGGCCTCGTCGAGGAGGATCCCTACCGCCGCTCGGTGTGCCGGGTGGGACTGGACGGGTCGGGGTTCGCCAAGATCATCGATGACGATGTGGACCATGCCGTGACCGTGCCGCCGGGTGCGGGGTACTTCATCGACTCGGCATCCACCAACGCCCTGGCGCCGGTGATCAGCGTGCGTGACTGGGACGGAAAGGTGCTCGTGGAGCTGTCCCGCGCGGACACCTCCCGCCTGCTCGAAACGGGGTGGAGCCCGCCGGAACGATTCCGCGTGACCGCAGCTGACGGGCAGACCGAGATCCACGGGATGCTCTACCTGCCGCACGGATTCGATCCGGCGAAGCGCTATCCCGTGGTGGACCACCCCTACGGTTTCCCGAGCGCCAGCCGTGTGGTGCCCTGCTTCGACCCCGGCTACTACGGCTTCGACGCGGAAGCACTGGCAGCTCTGGGCTTCGTCGTGGTCGCCATCGATGGACGTGGATCCCCGGGCCGGGACAAGGCGTTCCACGACGCCTCCTACGGCCGGGTCGGCGACGGAGCTGGGCTCGCCGACCATGTGGCCGCGCTTCGCGAACTGGCCCGAGACCGGCCGTGGATGGACCTCGACAGGGTCGGTGTGTTCGGAATGTCATCCGGCGGATTCGCCACCGTCCGGGCGATGCTCGAGTTCCCGGAGGTTTTCAAAGTTGGTGTCGCGGAGTGCGGGATGCACGACCTCCGCTTCGCCGAGCAGGGCATCGCCGAAATGTACAACGGCCCGTTCGACCCGGAGACGTACGCCGCGACGTCCAACATCGACCTCGCAGACCGGCTCGTGGGCAAGCTGCTCCTGGTCCACGGCGGCTTGGACGACAGTTTCTCGCCCCACCTGAGCATGCGACTGGCGGAGCGTTTGATCGCGGCGGACAAGGACTTCGACATGCTCATCGTGCCCAGCTCCGATCACGCCTTCGTCGGGTACGACCACCACCTCAACCGGCGCAGGTGGGACTTCTTCGTCCGCCACCTGATGGGCGTGGAACCGCCGAGTGGCTACCGGCTGACGCCCGTTCCGCTGGACCAGGAAGCACTCGCCGATCTGTTCGGATGA
- a CDS encoding cytochrome P450, translated as MRLPDPETVMRDFRETASACPGDRTPARSPPSTGATPVCKTPSNSGMKIAGDKHRIFRVQYRLIRDDGSAMSALAEKWKLDRQRYFWMYGEDRATEPVAFDEAAGIWNVYGYAESLYVANNPQLFSSDLGRLVPERREFDEGALDRLDPPEHTALRRILADAFTPRAIDALEPRIHAITKNLLDRVADRDGFDLIKDFAYPLPITVIAELLGIPESDHALLNGWIDTMMSITSEFSFGERDESAENELAVALDQVRHIADHLRGHAKDRRVHPREDLLTRLVEGKVDGRPLTDNEAANCANVMLVAGHVTTTLLVSNTVLILDAFPEVDRAVRQDRALIPSLLEESLRYMSPAASMVRVTNASIELGGVTLEPDQVVMVWIPTANRDQRVFVDPHAFDLNRDTNPHIGFGRGVHHCLGSVLARREGRIALNALFDRFPSLSCDPDNPPTFLSKPNLNGAARLPVVVG; from the coding sequence GTGCGGCTGCCTGATCCGGAAACCGTGATGCGTGACTTTCGGGAAACGGCATCGGCGTGTCCCGGCGACAGGACACCTGCGCGGAGTCCGCCATCGACAGGGGCGACACCGGTCTGTAAGACTCCGAGCAATTCCGGGATGAAAATAGCGGGAGACAAACACCGGATATTTCGAGTTCAGTACCGCCTCATCAGGGATGACGGGAGTGCGATGTCCGCGCTGGCTGAAAAGTGGAAACTCGATCGACAGCGATACTTCTGGATGTACGGTGAGGACAGGGCGACCGAACCGGTCGCTTTCGACGAGGCGGCCGGCATATGGAACGTCTATGGGTACGCGGAGTCGCTGTACGTGGCGAACAACCCGCAGCTGTTCTCGTCCGATCTCGGCCGCCTGGTGCCGGAGCGGCGTGAGTTCGACGAGGGCGCCCTCGACCGGCTGGATCCGCCGGAGCACACTGCTCTTCGCAGAATCCTCGCCGATGCCTTCACTCCCCGTGCGATCGACGCCCTCGAACCCCGAATACACGCAATCACCAAGAATCTGCTGGACCGGGTGGCCGACCGGGACGGCTTCGACCTCATCAAGGACTTCGCCTACCCACTGCCCATCACGGTGATCGCGGAACTGCTCGGCATTCCCGAGAGCGACCATGCCCTGCTCAACGGCTGGATCGATACGATGATGAGCATCACCTCGGAGTTCTCATTCGGCGAGCGGGACGAGAGCGCCGAGAACGAGCTGGCGGTCGCCCTGGACCAGGTGCGCCACATCGCCGACCACCTGCGAGGACATGCCAAGGATCGCCGCGTACACCCGCGGGAGGATCTGCTCACCAGGCTCGTCGAGGGGAAGGTCGACGGACGACCCCTCACCGACAACGAGGCGGCCAACTGCGCCAACGTCATGCTCGTCGCCGGCCATGTCACCACCACGCTCCTGGTCAGCAACACCGTGCTGATTCTGGACGCCTTTCCCGAGGTGGATCGAGCGGTCCGGCAGGACCGGGCTCTGATTCCCTCGCTCCTCGAGGAGTCGCTGCGGTACATGAGCCCAGCCGCCTCCATGGTGCGGGTGACGAACGCGTCGATCGAGCTCGGGGGCGTGACACTCGAACCCGATCAGGTGGTCATGGTGTGGATCCCGACCGCCAACCGTGACCAGCGGGTCTTCGTCGACCCGCATGCTTTCGACCTCAACCGCGATACCAACCCGCACATCGGCTTCGGCCGGGGTGTGCACCACTGTCTCGGATCGGTGCTGGCCAGGCGTGAGGGGCGCATCGCCCTGAATGCGCTGTTCGACCGCTTCCCCTCGCTGAGTTGCGACCCCGACAATCCGCCGACCTTCCTGAGCAAGCCCAACCTCAACGGTGCAGCCCGGCTTCCCGTTGTCGTCGGCTGA
- a CDS encoding toxin-antitoxin system HicB family antitoxin produces MDLTPYVEGLHRELLASAGADDSEAMALAERLASSVVSATRLTMLDVLSAAADEITRDLVPGSVEVRLRGRNPYFVVAPPGFQEPVDEDPLPLPAPTPAAETPPPPNTEGAVGRINFRPPEHLKARIEAAAAKDGQSLNAWLVRVTTAALDAESAQPPSSGRRGPGPSRRYIGWVG; encoded by the coding sequence ATGGATCTGACACCCTACGTCGAGGGTCTCCACCGCGAGCTCCTGGCCTCCGCGGGGGCGGATGACAGCGAAGCCATGGCTCTGGCAGAGCGTCTGGCGTCGTCGGTCGTGTCCGCGACACGGCTGACCATGCTCGACGTACTGTCGGCTGCGGCGGACGAGATCACTCGGGACCTGGTCCCCGGCTCAGTGGAAGTCCGCCTGCGGGGGCGCAATCCGTACTTCGTCGTCGCACCTCCCGGCTTTCAGGAGCCCGTCGACGAGGATCCCCTCCCCCTTCCGGCCCCAACCCCGGCTGCGGAAACGCCACCGCCTCCCAACACCGAAGGCGCGGTGGGCCGTATCAACTTCCGTCCTCCGGAGCACCTGAAGGCCCGCATCGAAGCCGCCGCGGCCAAGGACGGGCAGTCGTTGAACGCCTGGCTCGTGCGCGTCACCACGGCCGCGCTGGACGCCGAATCCGCCCAGCCACCCTCGTCAGGCCGACGCGGCCCGGGACCGTCGCGACGCTATATCGGCTGGGTCGGCTGA